GTGGACGAGCGGGGCGAGGTGGTGGACGGCGACCGGACGATGGCCATCGCCGCCGACTTCCTGCTGGAGACCGGACGCCTGCGCGGCCGCACCGTGGTGGCCACGGTGATGAGCAACCTGGGACTGGAGCGCTACCTCCGGGCGCGCGGGGTGCGCCTGGAGCGCACCCGGGTCGGCGACCGCTACGTCCTGGAGCGGCTGCGGGAGCTCGGCGGGGTGCTGGGCGGCGAGCAGAGCGGGCACGTGATCTTCCTGGACGTGGCCACGACGGGCGACGGCCTGGTGACGGCGCTGCACCTGGTGCACATCATGGCCCGCAGCGGGCGCCGCCTCTCCGAGCTCGCCCCGGGGCTGGAGCGCTTCCCGCAGGTGCTGCTGAACGTGCCGGTGCGCGACCGGGAGGCCTGGACGCGCGACCCGCACGTCCAGGCGGCGATCCTGGGGGCGGAGCAGCGGCTGCGCGGGCGGGGGCGGCTGCTGGTGCGGGCGTCGGGGACGGAGCCGCTCGTGCGGGTCATGGTGGAGGCGGAGGAGGCGCAGGAATCGCAGGCGCTCGCGGCGGAGCTCGCGGCGGTGATCGCCCGCCGCTGCGGCGCGGAGCGCGCCCCGCACGCCGCCGAGGAGGGCGGCGGGTGAGCGAGACCCTCACCGCGCTCCCTGCGCTGCGCCCGGCGGTCCTGCTCGGGCTGCCGGTCCACCCGGTCACCCTGGAGGAGGCCGTGGAGCGGCTGCTCCGGGCGGTGGCCGCCCGCTCGGCGCCGGTGCACGTCGTCTCCCTCAACGGGGCGCTCGTGATGCAGGCGCTGCGCGACCCCGACCTGGCCGCGGTCATCCGCGCCGCCGGGCTGGTCATCCCCGACGGCATCGGCACGGTGCTGGCCGGGCGCATCCTCGACGTCCCCGTGCGCCGGCGGGTGGCCGGGGTGGACGTGGCGGAGGCGCTCTGCCGCGAGGCCGCCCGCCACGGCTACCGGGTCTACCTGCTGGGCGCCGCCCCCGGCGTGGCCGAGGCGGCCGCCTCCCGCCTGCGCGAGCGCTACCCCGGNNNNNNNNNNNNNNNNNNNNNNNNNNNNNNNNNNNNNNNNNNNNNNNNNNNNNNNNNNNNNNNNNNNNNNNNNNNNNNNNNNNNNNNNNNNNNNNNNNNNACGGCGCGACAGCTGGGCAGAACCTAGTGGGCCCTGCGCGGGCGGGCCGCATCCGGCGGCGTGCCGCGCCGGCCCGACGT
The window above is part of the Armatimonadota bacterium genome. Proteins encoded here:
- a CDS encoding WecB/TagA/CpsF family glycosyltransferase; this translates as MSETLTALPALRPAVLLGLPVHPVTLEEAVERLLRAVAARSAPVHVVSLNGALVMQALRDPDLAAVIRAAGLVIPDGIGTVLAGRILDVPVRRRVAGVDVAEALCREAARHGYRVYLLGAAPGVAEAAASRLRERYPG
- a CDS encoding phosphoglucosamine mutase, which gives rise to PDGFKLPDEVETRLEAALGDADLPRPTGTGVGTARGRPEAEDDYLAYLLGLGLRPAAGLRVVVDCAYGAAWRIAPRLWEALGAQVVALHAEPDGTRINVGCGSTAPEVLQAEVRRHGADVGFAHDGDADRLIAVDERGEVVDGDRTMAIAADFLLETGRLRGRTVVATVMSNLGLERYLRARGVRLERTRVGDRYVLERLRELGGVLGGEQSGHVIFLDVATTGDGLVTALHLVHIMARSGRRLSELAPGLERFPQVLLNVPVRDREAWTRDPHVQAAILGAEQRLRGRGRLLVRASGTEPLVRVMVEAEEAQESQALAAELAAVIARRCGAERAPHAAEEGGG